A window of Chryseobacterium shandongense genomic DNA:
TTGCAGGAGCTTTTAACTCATCTATTGTTAAAGAGCTTAATGCACAGTTTCACAACAACTCTCAATACGAAATTGAAGTTCTTCCTGTTGGTAAAAAAGCTTTTGATGCAGTAAGAAGAAACCGTACCGTATATTCCAATGCAAGTTCCGTGTATGATAATCTGAATTTCGATACAGTATCTCACGTTACTGAAGCAGTAATGACCAGCTTCAAAGAAGGTAAATTTGATGAAGTTTATTTAATTTATAATAAATTCGTAAATGCTGCTACACAGGAAGTAACTACAGAGCAGCTTCTTCCAATCTCAATGCCGGAAAATACGGAATCTCAGGTAGAAACTGATTATATCTTTGAACCAAACAGAACGGAGATTTTAGATAATTTGATTCCTAAGTCAATTAAAACTCAGGTTTTCAAAGCAATCCTTGATTCAGTAGCTTCTGAGCACGGAGCAAGAATGACAGCTATGCACAAGGCGACAGATAATGCCCAGGCTTTGAAAAATGATCTGGTAATTTTCTACAACAAAGCAAGACAGGCTGCGATTACTAATGAAATCTTAGAAATCGTTTCCGGAGCAGAAGCTTTGAAAAATTCTTAAAAAAGTATCTCATACAATATTTTTATTAAAGCATCGTATACCACGATGCTTTTTTTGTTATTTTTATTTTGTATATATTTGTATCAATAAATTATATACAACTTCTAAATGGATTCGGACATAGTCAGGCTTTTGCTGGCCTTATTACTTGTTTTACTTAATGGCTTCTTCGTAGCCGCAGAATTTTCAATTGTTAAAGTACGTTACTCACAAATCCAGTTAAAAGCCGCAGAAGGAAACTCTATGGCAAAACAGGCAGAGCATATCATCAAACATCTTGACGAATACCTGTCTGCCACACAGCTTGGTATTACTTTGGCTTCTCTTGCCCTCGGTTGGGTTGGAGAAAGTGCGCTTCATCATATTGTTGAAAACATTTTCAGTTCACTTAATATTGATCTTAGTGAGACCACGGTTACCTCAATTTCCGTAATCACAAGTTTTGTTCTTATTACCGTGATGCATATTGTTTTCGGAGAGCTGATCCCGAAATCTATTGCGATAAGAAAATCGGAAGCTACCACAATGGCAACCGCTATCCCGTTGAGAGTATTTTATACAGTTTTTAAGCCTTTTATATGGTTGATGAACTTAATGTCCAATACGTTTTTAAGGTTAGTGAAAATTCATCCGGCTTCTGAACACGAGATACATTCAACCGAAGAGCTACAGCTTTTGGTAAAGCAGAGTGCAGACAGCGGAGAGATTGAAGAGGAAAACTATGAAATCATTAAAAATGCTTTCGATTTTACAGATCACTCTGCTAAGCAGATCATGGTGCCACGACAAAACATAACTTCTATTGATTTTGAGGAAGACGTTAATGATATTATCAATAAAATTATGGACAGCGGATATTCCAGGATTCCGGTATATGTTGATTCTATTGATAATATAATTGGTATTCTCTATACCAAAGAAATCATACGAGAATTTGTTAAAAGAAAAGGTGAGCTAAGCCATGATGATCTTAAGGATCTTATGCGTGATGCATTTTTCGTTGTGGGAAGTAAAAAGATTTCAGACCTTCTAAAAATTTTCCAGCAGAAAAAACAACACCTTGCTATTGTGATTGATGAATTCGGTGGAACGGAAGGTATCATCACGCTCGAAGATATTCTTGAAGAATTGGTGGGAGAAATCCAGGATGAAGAAGACGATGAAGAAAAAATAGTTGATAAAATCGGGGAAAATACCTATTGGGTACAAGCTACTCAGCCACTTGACGAAATCAATGAGTTTATTCCCAAAAAACTTCCGCTTTCAGAAGAAAGTGAGTATAATACACTTGCGGGTTTTATTCTACATGCTTTAGAGGATATCCCGGAAGAAAACCAGGAATTCGATCTCGAAAATTATCATTTTAAAATATTAAAAATGAATAATAAGAGTGTGGAATTGGTGGAGCTTGTATATGAAGAACCAAATACTATAAATGATCTTGCAGAAAAAATCGGTGAGGTCTGATTTAATCTTAAATAATTAATTGTAATGATTTTTTGTAACAGCATCAGAGATTACGAAGATCCGAAAAGACAATATGAAGAAGAGGTGCTTGTGTTGGATGATACTGATGAAGTCTATAAACTTGTATTGCATAATGATGATATTCACACCTTTGATTATGTAATTGACAGTTTGATTGAAATCTGTAAACATACGCTGGAACAAGCCGAACAATGCACTATTCTTGTTCATTTTAAAGGTAAATGTACCGTAAAAACGGGCTCAATGGACGTGCTAAAACCTATGCATGAAAAATTAATTTCAAGAGAATTAACCAGTGAAATCGTATAAAACACGAGCTCCGGCGTACGACGGAGCTCGTGTTTTATAAAAAAAACTATAGTTTTTTGTCATATTCGTAAAATTTTGTCAAAAATTTGTAATTTAGCGATTGCTAATTATAAAAATTTAGATGAAATTACAAATTAACGCTTTGCTCGCTGGATGTTTACTGTCCTATACGATTTTATCAGGTCAGCAATCTTCATTGGAAAATCCTGCGAGAAACTGGATTACTCAAAATTCAAGAAATATTGGACTTCAGGATTTCAGCACATTGAAATTGAGCTTTGTGAGAAAAGGAAATTCGGGAGAAACGCTTCGCTTTCAGCAGATGATAGGAAACATTCCTGTCTTTCAGTCAGAAATTGTAATGCATTTCAATAAGAACGGCCAGATCAGCTATACTGCTACTGAAAGTTTTAAGAAAAATGTTCAGGAGATAAATACTGAACCTGCTGTTTCATCGGTTGACGCTCTTAAAAAAGCACATATTTCCTCGCATTCTAAAGGAGATATTACTTTTGAAGAAGCTAAACTTTACGTGTTTGTTACAGATCAGAATGAAACAAAGCTTGTGTATCGTGTTCTTACCAGTTCTTACGAAAACCCTGGAAGCTGGGAAACCATAATTGATGCAAAAACAGGTGAAGTAATAAGTGTTAAAGACATTTCTTTTCGACACAAAGAAAAAGAAAAACCTGAAAAAAATAAAAAACACAAGGAAGTTAAAAAAAACGTGCTGGTAACAGGTTCTGCCTATATCTTTAATCCGGATCCTTTATCCAAAATGCAGGTTGCCTACGGCGGACAATACGTAGATGGAAATGATGCTACCAATGCAAGTTTGGATGCCGCAAGAACTCTGGTTACCATCCCGGAATTGGAACTTATTGCAGGTGTATATAAGTTAAAAGGAACCTATGTAGAGATCAAAGAATTGGAAGCTCCAAATAAAGGACTTTTCACCCAAGCAAACAACCAGTTTTTGTTCAATAGAAATCAGGATGGCTTTGAAGCAGCCAAT
This region includes:
- a CDS encoding hemolysin family protein; amino-acid sequence: MDSDIVRLLLALLLVLLNGFFVAAEFSIVKVRYSQIQLKAAEGNSMAKQAEHIIKHLDEYLSATQLGITLASLALGWVGESALHHIVENIFSSLNIDLSETTVTSISVITSFVLITVMHIVFGELIPKSIAIRKSEATTMATAIPLRVFYTVFKPFIWLMNLMSNTFLRLVKIHPASEHEIHSTEELQLLVKQSADSGEIEEENYEIIKNAFDFTDHSAKQIMVPRQNITSIDFEEDVNDIINKIMDSGYSRIPVYVDSIDNIIGILYTKEIIREFVKRKGELSHDDLKDLMRDAFFVVGSKKISDLLKIFQQKKQHLAIVIDEFGGTEGIITLEDILEELVGEIQDEEDDEEKIVDKIGENTYWVQATQPLDEINEFIPKKLPLSEESEYNTLAGFILHALEDIPEENQEFDLENYHFKILKMNNKSVELVELVYEEPNTINDLAEKIGEV
- a CDS encoding ATP-dependent Clp protease adaptor ClpS, whose amino-acid sequence is MIFCNSIRDYEDPKRQYEEEVLVLDDTDEVYKLVLHNDDIHTFDYVIDSLIEICKHTLEQAEQCTILVHFKGKCTVKTGSMDVLKPMHEKLISRELTSEIV